The following proteins come from a genomic window of Maribacter sp. HTCC2170:
- a CDS encoding adenylate/guanylate cyclase domain-containing protein, producing the protein MIDIGANDNSSFTEIRYLRVTNIASILGVIYNVIWMLIALSLTDSLAIYGSNALLGLMFLMALIFNRKGWRVLASIWLILASYMCVLLFLYLLGYSSGVAIVCFLIIILPYMTFPRKTRDIAHIFSILACLTLIITVIFQSNITAHFDGIDSYISQIVNISITGFICLILISSLSVLIDKSEESLMAEQKKSDDLLHNILPANIIRDLKESGKTIPKRHKDITVLFTDFENFTKLVASISAITLVNELNDIFGRFDEIMAETEVEKIETIGDSYMAACGLEKEMANHAANCIRAAQMMLSYLEERNKSHEIKWKMRVGIHSGTVVAGVVGKKKFAYDLFGDTINTASRIEFAGEVGKINISSSTYEQIKNDFKCLSRGKIFAKGKGDLEMYFVK; encoded by the coding sequence ATGATAGACATTGGTGCTAATGATAACTCTTCCTTTACTGAAATCAGATATTTGCGCGTAACGAATATCGCTTCGATTTTAGGAGTAATTTATAATGTAATTTGGATGCTAATTGCATTGTCTCTCACAGACTCATTAGCGATTTATGGGAGTAATGCCTTGTTGGGTTTAATGTTTCTTATGGCCTTAATTTTCAACAGGAAAGGGTGGCGGGTCCTAGCTTCTATATGGCTTATTCTGGCATCTTATATGTGTGTTCTCTTGTTTCTTTATTTGTTGGGATATTCCTCAGGCGTTGCAATCGTTTGTTTCCTAATTATCATCCTACCATACATGACTTTCCCCAGAAAGACAAGGGATATAGCCCATATCTTTAGTATTCTAGCTTGCCTGACATTGATTATTACTGTAATATTTCAATCAAATATAACAGCTCATTTTGACGGAATAGATTCTTACATATCGCAAATAGTTAATATCAGCATTACTGGATTCATTTGCCTCATACTCATATCCAGTTTGTCTGTTCTAATTGATAAATCAGAGGAATCTTTAATGGCTGAACAGAAAAAATCAGATGACCTTCTGCATAATATTCTACCAGCAAACATAATCAGGGACTTAAAAGAAAGCGGTAAAACAATTCCTAAAAGACATAAGGATATCACTGTACTATTTACTGATTTTGAAAATTTTACGAAGCTTGTAGCATCCATATCGGCAATCACTTTGGTCAATGAACTCAATGACATTTTTGGTCGATTCGATGAAATAATGGCAGAAACGGAAGTTGAAAAAATTGAAACAATTGGTGATTCATATATGGCAGCATGTGGCCTTGAAAAAGAAATGGCAAATCACGCTGCAAACTGTATTAGAGCAGCACAAATGATGCTATCCTATCTTGAGGAGAGAAATAAAAGCCATGAAATAAAATGGAAAATGAGGGTTGGGATACATTCAGGAACTGTAGTAGCAGGTGTTGTTGGTAAAAAGAAGTTTGCGTACGACCTTTTTGGAGACACAATAAATACTGCCAGCAGAATAGAATTCGCTGGTGAGGTAGGTAAAATCAATATATCTTCATCCACCTATGAACAGATTAAAAACGACTTTAAATGTCTTTCTCGTGGAAAGATCTTTGCAAAGGGAAAAGGGGATTTGGAAATGTATTTTGTAAAATAA
- a CDS encoding YHS domain-containing (seleno)protein, which translates to MNYLKRIGIFIGIFLILLVGFYFYYFKIHVDDYFNKDGSSYYMNDENIGVGGYDVTEYFTNNKATKGDTTFSSKYDGVKYLFANEQNKSLFSENPENFLPQYGGYCAFGLGMEVGDGIGINKPGKYPSTPTSFKVVDEKLYLFFDAPIFHAKEKWNKNEPKFLNNANKSWEIIEK; encoded by the coding sequence ATGAACTATTTAAAAAGAATAGGAATATTTATAGGAATTTTTTTAATCCTTTTAGTTGGGTTTTATTTTTACTACTTTAAAATCCATGTCGACGATTACTTTAACAAAGATGGAAGTTCCTACTATATGAATGATGAAAATATTGGTGTTGGTGGTTATGATGTAACTGAATATTTCACAAATAATAAAGCCACTAAAGGAGACACTACCTTTTCTTCTAAATATGACGGAGTCAAATATTTGTTTGCGAATGAACAGAATAAATCCCTTTTTTCAGAAAACCCTGAAAATTTTCTACCTCAATATGGAGGTTATTGTGCGTTTGGACTCGGAATGGAAGTTGGCGACGGAATCGGAATCAATAAACCTGGAAAATATCCAAGTACACCTACTTCCTTTAAAGTTGTGGATGAAAAACTCTATCTATTTTTCGATGCACCAATATTTCATGCAAAAGAAAAGTGGAATAAAAATGAACCTAAATTCCTCAACAATGCCAATAAATCTTGGGAAATTATTGAAAAATAA
- a CDS encoding gluconate 2-dehydrogenase subunit 3 family protein — protein sequence MDRRSALKKTGLLAGAAVAMPTMISLLQSCENEPRLTWKPEFFTKIEANTVGTLVEMILPRTDTPGALDVKVDVFIDKVVSQTYDQKGQQNMRNEITTFNNRCKEKFGTIFASLDESKRDEVLKAEEKSSGKFNPRIWGTTIGNQEPIGFYRSMKSMAIWAYFTSEEIGEKVLSYDPIPGNYEPCKPLSEVGNRWSL from the coding sequence ATGGATAGAAGAAGCGCACTTAAAAAAACAGGTTTATTGGCAGGTGCTGCCGTTGCAATGCCCACAATGATTTCATTACTACAATCTTGCGAGAATGAACCAAGATTGACCTGGAAACCTGAATTCTTTACAAAGATAGAAGCCAACACTGTAGGCACGCTGGTCGAAATGATTTTACCACGAACAGATACACCAGGAGCTTTGGATGTAAAAGTAGATGTGTTCATTGACAAAGTAGTTTCTCAAACCTATGACCAAAAAGGACAGCAAAACATGCGGAATGAAATCACCACCTTCAATAATCGTTGTAAGGAGAAATTCGGTACTATCTTTGCTAGCCTTGATGAGTCCAAAAGAGATGAGGTATTAAAAGCCGAAGAAAAGTCATCGGGTAAATTTAATCCAAGAATTTGGGGCACTACCATTGGTAACCAAGAACCCATTGGTTTTTATCGTTCAATGAAATCAATGGCGATATGGGCCTATTTCACTTCTGAAGAAATAGGCGAAAAGGTATTGAGCTACGACCCCATTCCGGGTAACTACGAACCATGCAAACCACTCTCTGAAGTCGGCAATCGTTGGAGTTTATAG
- a CDS encoding GMC oxidoreductase, with product MANFNIDAKKDMVYDAIVIGSGISGGWAAKELCEKGLKTLVLERGRIVEHVKDYPTMNLDPWDTELRGGLTPEQRKKHQVSIRSNWVGTDTAHFWADDEANPYTEVKPFLWLRAHQMGGRSLLWGKQTYRWSDLDFEANSKDGHGVDWPMRYKDIEPWYTYVEKFAGISGEPLGLPQLPDSHFLPPMELNCVEKHIKSRIEKEFDSRHLIIGRCAHLTVPHNGRGQCQNRNRCSRGCPYGAYFSSNSVTLPAAHATGKLTIRPFSIVQSIIYDDTKDKATGVRIIDAETNEDIEYSAKVIFCNASTLSTTQILLNSKSNRFENGFGNDSGELGHNLMDHTYRVGAMGKVEGFDDKYYKGRRPNGIYIPRYWNVDEKTKNDKFLRGFGYQGGGYRGGNAANNENFGADFKESILKPGSWEFFITGFAECLPYHDNQVSLNTDVLDKWGQPTLAIDAEFKENERAANKQIQEDAVEMLQKSGLKDIIGFDNEHPPGYGVHEMGTARMGLDPKTSVLNGFNQVHAANNVFVTDGACMTSSSCVNPSLTYMAITARAANHAVSELKKMNL from the coding sequence ATGGCAAATTTCAATATTGATGCAAAAAAGGATATGGTCTATGACGCCATCGTTATCGGCTCCGGTATCAGCGGTGGCTGGGCTGCAAAGGAACTCTGCGAAAAGGGCCTCAAAACCCTAGTTCTCGAGCGGGGCAGAATCGTTGAGCACGTAAAAGATTATCCAACCATGAACTTAGACCCTTGGGATACCGAGCTAAGAGGCGGACTGACTCCTGAACAAAGAAAAAAACACCAAGTTAGTATCCGTTCAAATTGGGTAGGTACTGATACAGCCCATTTCTGGGCAGATGATGAGGCCAATCCTTATACGGAAGTAAAACCTTTTTTATGGCTTCGTGCCCATCAAATGGGTGGAAGGTCTTTGTTATGGGGAAAGCAAACGTATCGCTGGAGCGATCTGGATTTTGAGGCAAATTCCAAAGATGGTCACGGAGTAGATTGGCCAATGAGATACAAGGATATTGAACCATGGTATACCTATGTGGAGAAATTTGCAGGTATTAGCGGAGAACCTTTAGGGCTTCCACAATTACCAGATAGCCATTTTCTACCGCCGATGGAGCTCAATTGTGTAGAAAAACATATAAAAAGTAGAATTGAAAAGGAGTTTGACAGTAGGCATTTAATTATAGGGAGGTGTGCTCATTTAACGGTACCACATAACGGAAGGGGGCAATGTCAAAACAGGAATAGATGTAGCAGAGGTTGCCCGTACGGAGCCTATTTCAGTAGTAACTCAGTTACGCTACCTGCAGCCCATGCAACTGGTAAATTGACAATTCGACCATTTTCGATAGTGCAGTCGATTATTTATGATGACACTAAGGACAAAGCTACTGGCGTTCGTATCATCGACGCAGAGACCAATGAAGACATTGAATATTCGGCCAAAGTGATTTTCTGCAATGCCTCAACTTTGAGTACAACTCAGATTTTGTTGAATTCAAAATCAAACCGCTTTGAAAACGGATTTGGAAACGATAGTGGAGAACTTGGCCACAATCTTATGGATCATACCTATAGAGTTGGAGCCATGGGAAAAGTGGAAGGATTCGATGATAAATATTATAAGGGTAGACGGCCTAACGGAATTTATATTCCCAGATATTGGAATGTAGATGAGAAAACCAAGAACGATAAATTTCTACGTGGCTTTGGCTATCAAGGAGGAGGATATCGCGGTGGAAACGCTGCCAATAACGAAAATTTTGGAGCCGATTTTAAAGAAAGCATCCTAAAACCTGGGTCGTGGGAATTCTTCATTACAGGTTTTGCAGAGTGTTTGCCCTATCATGATAATCAAGTTAGTTTGAATACTGATGTTTTGGATAAATGGGGACAACCTACTTTAGCAATTGACGCAGAATTTAAGGAAAACGAAAGAGCAGCTAATAAGCAAATTCAAGAAGATGCAGTGGAAATGCTCCAAAAGTCGGGATTAAAAGATATTATAGGCTTTGACAATGAACACCCACCCGGTTATGGTGTGCACGAGATGGGCACCGCTAGAATGGGTCTGGACCCAAAAACCTCCGTGCTGAACGGATTTAACCAAGTTCATGCCGCGAACAACGTTTTCGTTACCGATGGTGCTTGTATGACTTCTTCTTCTTGCGTGAATCCGTCATTGACTTATATGGCAATTACCGCGAGAGCTGCGAACCATGCAGTATCTGAATTAAAAAAAATGAACCTTTAG
- a CDS encoding DUF3887 domain-containing protein has product MKYLMLRICIMTSLFCFSQTEHKNFDEVASKFQSKYNASNYEDVHNMLDEVMKSLIPKEKMTDFLYTVRSNFGTIKTMEFYDVNNSAYVYRTSFEKAIVDISFSLNKKNQIIALFIPRNSLENSSILKRNATKMIFPFKEEAFVYWGGETADLNYHMEDLSQQYAFDILMVANGAPYKGDATKNKSYFVFGKEIIAPCDAKVVKVIDGVKDNVPGTLNKTDISGNTIILETARKEYLLFAHIKENTILFKEGDSVKKGQVIAQCGNSGNTYAAHLHLQLQNTDDLFNTIGAKIYFDELIVNGQIEKDYMPKKEDFVKNKKRFLE; this is encoded by the coding sequence ATGAAATATTTAATGTTGAGGATTTGTATAATGACCTCATTATTTTGTTTCTCGCAAACAGAACATAAAAATTTTGATGAAGTTGCCTCCAAGTTCCAGTCGAAATATAATGCATCGAATTATGAGGATGTTCATAATATGCTAGATGAAGTAATGAAGAGTCTCATACCTAAGGAAAAAATGACTGATTTTCTATATACAGTTAGGTCTAATTTTGGCACAATAAAAACAATGGAATTTTATGACGTAAACAATTCGGCTTATGTATACAGAACTTCTTTTGAAAAGGCTATTGTGGATATATCATTTTCATTAAATAAAAAGAACCAAATTATTGCCTTATTTATCCCAAGAAATAGCTTGGAGAATTCCTCAATATTAAAAAGAAATGCTACCAAAATGATTTTCCCATTTAAAGAAGAAGCTTTTGTCTATTGGGGTGGAGAAACTGCGGACTTAAATTATCATATGGAAGATTTGAGCCAGCAGTATGCGTTTGATATATTGATGGTAGCAAATGGAGCTCCATATAAAGGAGATGCAACAAAGAATAAGAGCTATTTTGTTTTTGGCAAAGAAATTATTGCCCCTTGTGACGCAAAGGTTGTAAAAGTAATTGATGGAGTCAAGGATAATGTGCCTGGCACGTTAAATAAGACTGATATCTCTGGCAATACCATAATCTTAGAAACAGCGAGGAAGGAATACTTGCTATTTGCACACATTAAAGAAAACACAATTTTGTTCAAAGAAGGAGATTCGGTAAAAAAAGGTCAGGTAATTGCCCAATGCGGGAATTCTGGAAACACATATGCAGCTCATTTGCATTTGCAACTTCAAAATACAGACGATTTGTTCAATACCATTGGAGCAAAAATTTATTTCGATGAATTGATTGTAAATGGACAAATTGAGAAAGACTACATGCCAAAGAAAGAAGATTTTGTGAAGAACAAAAAAAGATTTCTAGAGTAA